GAGACATGTTTCTGGGTTCCCACCCAGAAACATGTCTCCTATTCAGGAAAACCTTTCCTATTCAGGAAATCCCATTGACTTGGTAGAAACCAACACCCCTATATAAGAAGCTTCTGGCTTTCAATATGTCCACTGGTCCTCATTCACCCATCATGGACACCTTGAAAGCCATCTTCCTGCTGACTGCCCTCTGCACAGGGACAGGTAGGATCGGACACTTTGATTTGCTGTCATATTCTGTTTTTGTCCATTCATAGTATTTCCATCAGATTAGCCTGTGTTGATATAATTCCTGGCGATTTCTGTTATGCCGGACTTTCTTGGCCTTTACCTGTAACATTGTATCAGTGGTGTGAGATATTCAGAAAGGTTTTCAGCCTTACCAACTCCATCCACCTTCCTCTCtgccagtttatttattttgtactaaATCGTAAATAATTGGCGACACTTTATCTTTACTACTTCCACCATCTGAATATTCCAAGTACCACCCTTTCAATATCACTGTTAGaaattactgctcccactggaaggctattccaggtatctactaccctttctatatcactgttactgctcccactggaaggctattccaggtatctactgccctttctatatcactgttactgctcccactggaaggctattctaggtatctactaccctttctatatcactgttactgctctcacttgaaggctattccaggtatctactgccctttctatatcactgttactgctctcacttgaaggctattccaggtatctactaccctttctatatcactgttactgctctcacttgaaggctattcccggtatctactaccctttctatatcactgttactgctctcacttgaaggctattcctggtatctactaccctttctatatcactgttactgctcccactggaaggctattccaggtatctactaccctttctatatcactgttactgctcccactggaaggctattctaggtatctactaccctttctatatcactgttactgctctcattggaaggctattccaggtatctactgccctttctatatcactgttactgctctcacttgaaggctattccaggtatctactaccctttctatatcactgttactgctctcacttgaaggctattcccggtatctactaccctttctatatcactgttactgctctcacttgaaggttattcctggtatctactaccctttctatatcactgttactgctcccactggaaggctattcctggtatctactaccctttctatatcactgttactgctcccactggaaggctattctaggtatctactaccctttctatatcactgttactgctctcattggaaggctattccaggtatctactgccctttctatatcaatgttactgctcccactggaaggctattcccggtatctactgccctttctatatcactgttactgctccccctggaaggccattccaggtatctactgccctttctatatcactgttactgctcccactgaaaggctattccaggtatctactgccctttctatatcactgttactgctcccactggaaggctattccaggtatctactaccctttctatatcactgttactgctcccactggaaggttattctaggtatctactaccctttctatatcactgttactgctcccactggaaggctattccaggtatctactgccctttctatatcactgttactgctcccactgggaagctattccaggtatctactaccctttctatatcactgttactgctcccactgaaaggctattccaggtatctactgccctttctatatcactgttactgctcccactggaaggctattccaggtatctactaccctttctatatcactgttactgctctcacttgaaggctattcctggtatctactaccctttctatatcactgttactgctctcactggaaggctattccaggtatctactaccctttctatatcactgttactgctcccactggaaggctattctaggtatctactaccctttctatatcactgttactgctcccactggaaggctattccaggtatctactaccctttctatatcactgttactcctcccactggaaggctattccaggtatctactaccctttatatatcactgttactgctctcacttgaaggctattccaggtatctactacgctttctatatcactgttactgctcccactggaaggctattccaggtatctactaccctttctatatcactgttactcctcccactggaaggctattccaggtatctactaccctttataTAGCTGTTTGCCTTGTTTGCGTCTGGATTAACTCACATTAGGCATTTTTATTTCTAGGCTTTGCATTACAGTGTTACACGTGTACAGGCAAGGCCAGTAACACCAACTGTATGAATGCGACCAACTGCACGGCAGCCAGTACTTACTGCAAGACCTCGGTGGTTTCTGGGGGAATCGGTAAGAGTCAAACATAACATAGACTTTCTTCCTTtccttttctcccctttccctCTCCCAGAGTTAAAGTACTTTGTGTTAATCCCACAGGTAGTCTGTCTGCGGCCACCATTTCCAAATCCTGTGAGTCCGACTGCAAGGCAACCAGTTTGAATGTTCTGATTGTTTCGGGTACCGTGTCATGCTGCAGCACTGACCTGTGTAACAAAAGCGGGGCCACCAGCGTGAAGTCCAGCTACGCCATCCTGGCTCTGTGTCTGGGTCTCTTCTTAACGCTCATCAGAAACCCATCTCTGTGATTTACCAGAACCCAAAGATCATTCTACAATATCCAACCACAGCGGACGCCCTAATAATATTACCGGGCCTAACTGAATTCTCCTGTACCCAGAGTTGGGGCGAGATAACAACAAAATATCGGAGGAAAGGCCTGAACTGGTTAAACCTGGACGGAATGTCTAACCTTGTAATCTCAACTCCGACGTACCTGTACAAACCTAAAGACCAGTGAAAGCTAGCTGTACCCTCACGGAAAAAATAATTGgacattaataatattatttttatacttctattattttttattattttcttggcTGCATAACGTCTCCATAAGTATTACTACCCTGAGATCGGCAAACTGTCTGCAGAATTAACAATTAATATAAAGCAATTTACTATTCTGTTAATACCTTCTTTCTGTGGGTCAATGAGTAACGCAGGGTACCTGCCTGAACTTAGCAGAACTGACAGGGCCGAGTcttcactctctgtaaatattgaggtattgcatgaaaataaaaatatcatatatgtctatatttattgtCATCTTCCTGGTATTTCAAAGGACAGACAATGTTTTCAAATACTATAGTGCGCGATATGATAGCACACTGTGAAATATAACTCACAGGGACATGACTGAGTTGTGGGGTCCCTTTTCTTGACCATGAGATTGATATATTGTGTCCCCAGTCCAGCCCACTAATAAAAGAGAGACTTAATTATTTACGGCAACCACAAGTCATCaatttaatttgtgagtgtgactCACATCAACCTCAGGCAGCCCATAACAAATATGTTCTGATGGTGTGCTAAAAAAGAAGCcaaattgtgtatgtatgtctgtttgggtgcatgtgtgtgtctgtctctgtgtctgggttTGTAAATATGTGCATGTGTCAATGACATCATTTgggtatatgtgtctgtgagtgctggAGATTGTGTTTGTTTAATATCACTGAAGGCGGGTTACCAATATTTGTCATTCCAGCTGCTGTGGGTATTCAGTACACAAAACATAATAAACAAAGAAGGAAATGGGGTGTTTTGGGGAgtaatatagataaaaaaaaacaatttgtcaaCCCACTAAGAACATCTTAATCTGGTTTATAGggtctgatgttttttttttatatggggtACATGTGTTAATACTTAgtcaaacaatatttatttatttatacattacaCAAATGCATACAACACTActtatacagtaacacacactacatgcacacatgtaacacagtaacacacattacATGCACACATGTAGTTACACCTTCAAACACACGTACAGTACTatcagacacacatgctcactcagacacagtgacacactgatattacaaaaacacacatacagtactatcagacatacatgctcactcacagacacagtgacacactgatattacacaaacacacgtacagtactatcagacatacatgctcactcagacacagtgacacactgatattacacaaacacacatacagtattatcagacatacatgctcactcacagacacagtgacacactgatattacacaaacacacatacagtactatcagacatacatgctcactcacagacacagtgacacactgacactgatattacacaaacacacgtacagtgctatcagacatacatgctcactcacagacacagtgacacactgatattacacaaacacacatacagtactatcagacatacatgctcactcacagacacagtgacacactgatattacacaaacacatgtacagtactatcagacatacatgctcactcacagacacagtgacacactgatattacacaaacacacgtacagtactatcagacatacatgctcactcagacacagtgacacactgatattacacaaacacacatacagtattatcagacatacatgctcactcacagacacagtgacacactgatattacacaaacacacatacagtactatcagacatacatgctcactcacagacacagtgacacactgacactgatattacacaaacacacgtacagtgctatcagacatacatgctcactcacagacacagtgacacactgatattacacaaacacacgtacagtactatcagacatacatgctcactcacagacacagtgacacactgatattacacaaacacacgtacagtactatcagacatacatgctcactcacagatacagtgacacactgatattacacagacacacatacagtactaTCAAACAAACatggtcactcacagacacagtgacacactgatattacacaaacacacgtacagtactatcagacatacatgctcactcacagacacagtgacacactgatattacacaaacacacatacaatactatcagacatacatgatcactcacagacacagtgacacactgatattacacagacacacgtacagtactatcagacatacatgctcactcactcagagacacagtgacacactgatattacacaaacacacaatcatacacacacattcatttgcagtgacacacatacaaattagcCTAAAAGTAGTTCTGTAAATCTCCATATGTGCAATAGTGCAGATTATACTGTGTGGCACTGTGTGTAAATTAGTGGTTAGTGCCACGTGttagcgtgtgttagtgtgtgcatattCTTCCTGTGTGGCACTGTGTGTAAATTAGTGGTTAGTGCCACGTGttagcgtgtgttagtgtgtgcatattCTTCCTGTGTGGCACTGTGTGTAAATTAGTGGATAGTGCCACGTTttagcgtgtgttagtgtgtgcatattCTTCCTGTGTGGCACTGTAGGCACATTTTCAGACAAACTGTGTAAGTTAGTGGATATCACTATGAATAAAAAGACGTAGAGGTTGGTTTTCTCGTGCTTTTTATATCCGTTGCAGTTCTGCCAGCACCGGGTATAAAATGGTTTTCTATTCACCATTCATGTTATTAATATAAATACAGCTTTACTTACTTTTAATACACTTACGATAAATTGCATTATTTATATCACAATGAGCTTATCAAATGGACGTGCATTCACCAATAGGCTTTCTTTTGTACATCAtcagtgaaataaaaaatataaaaacataaaaaatacagcaCGTTGGCCATCTTATCCGAATTATAAAAACACTTTGTAATTCATTGCTATTCAATGTTTAGTACATGAGGCCCATGTGTGCTATTTGTATTGGCACGGCTGCACTCTGATCTCTCTGAGTAACTCATTAGTTGGCATGgcttttatttattcattgtatatggccatttttattattttatcgtaGATGGGTTAGGTTGGGATTTTGTTTGGCCATCCTCAGTCAAGACATTACAAATATTTGTAAGGTTTCCAATTTGACCAATTGCTTCATTCCCCCTATTAAAGGTCAGGGAGCAGATTAAGAAATGTGTTTCATTTAAAATGAGGGGTGAATTTTAGGTGAACTTGATTGGTCGCTTGGAGCCCGTTGGTCACCTGGGGGAATGTTTAATTACTTTGCACCAGGGGGACTGGGTATCCCTTGATTGTTTATTTGATAAGCAGGGTAGGGGATTATTTTTTAATAGGACCAGTGGGATAATTGGGTACTTTGAAAAATTCTGAGTATTAGGGTTAAGGTATGCCCAATATAGAAGCCTCgatataatatttttggatacatcttttaaattattttttaaaatttggatagACATTTAAAAgtatttcatattttgaaaatgattttaacattttcaaaattttatttttttattatatatatatgatgcttTTATGATATTTACTTatctaaaaaatatatcttttaaaagtttatccaaaaatataaaactggGGGCATGAAAGGGCTAACGGACTTGGGGACCCCCTAGGCCAGGGCTGAGTACAGAGAACAATCCCAGTGCCCCTACCAGGTATTTTGTTCTCTCTACCCCCCGTGCACATGGGATGGTAGGTGGGTCAGCCTCCAGATCTGCTTAATATTGTGATGCCAAAGACCCCAATCATTTATTCTTTTCATTATGTATTTGTTAAATTCTCAGGAACACGAGGAACACAagcataaataaaaagaataaaaaagtggtatcctacttacaatatccagagcatgacttgctctggtatggagagcgttggtggtattatccccacccagGATATGCAGGATACACCAGTAGCTCAATTAATTGTGAGTGCGCACTTTACCCACTTTACCTAACATTAAATGTTGCTGCTACATATTGCGCTATTTGTGTatatcttttctgttttttttcaaaatactttgAAGTCACAGATGTCATCAGATATATAAGTAAATATACCTCTGTTGTTTGCACTTTTTATTTGAAAGTAGGGCTTAAATATCTGTTTAACCTGTGAGCACTGATCTCTACTGTggcacagaaagggttaatcagaCTATATCAAAGATGGACGGTCCCATTTGGGAGAGGATTTTCtccagaaaacatttttttctttcaagtATCGATAATCTCCACACCGCTAGTAAAACGGTGATGGTGTTACGATCCACATGGTTTCCTAttgagtgttttttattttatttatttcgtacattttattttttggttttctgTCTTAGTCAGCCAGACATCCATGTGCAGATAGATTTTCTCGTCCGATAAACTCTGAGCAAGCTGGGGGCAGAACATGTTCCTTTTAAAACACAACATTCAAACACTACTTTCAAAATTAAAATTGCTTCTACCAAAGAAGCTACGAAGGTTCTAATGGTGTGGTTGTCACTACTTGATAACCTGTATAACCTGACCAGCAATGCACGGTGTTTGTTAAATCCCCGATTGTCAAGTCACAAACAACTGGTCAACATTAGTAACAAGGTAACAGCTAATGGTCGGCCTCTCCCGGCCATTCATTGGTAACGAGGGAGGAACTGGAGAAACAGGTCTTCAACAACAAATAACTTTTCCAGCAAACTCGTGATAAGTAAACAAGCCTTTTGTAAAGCAGCCCAAGTGACTTTTAGCCTAATGGACTGAGGGAAGTAAAATCCCTGTTACTAAAATAAAGTAACCCTGGCACCTCTAACACGAGGTGGCCCTGGTATTCTAACATAGATGGAATTGCGGCAGTGATTTTATGTCAAAGTAGCTCAGCCGAATTGTAACTGGATTCCCTTTACAGAAATCAATGCCTCTAATGTAAAAGCAGTGGGGAGGGATTTAGGGTTGGGATACCATTATAGGGTAAAGAAGGGTAACATTAGGGTGAGTTAAGATCAGGGATCTTTCAGACTCAGTTAGTTAATTAATTATAACCAGTTAAAACTTACAAGAAAATTACGTTTACTAATGTCCATATCTAATCAGTTACATTCTGAGCGAGTTGAAAGCCCcccatacagtggcgtacacatgacctatggggccccggtgcgaaaattgatccgtgggccccccccgcacgcttactctgcgcaggccggggccgcaacaaatggcggcgggcacctggtcgcaggggttgcagggttgcgacccctgcgaccgcggtatgtacaccagtgcatgcagatgcacacacacttaaaggaccactacagacacccagatcacatcagctcaattaagtggtctgggtgtcaggtccctctagttttaaccctgcagctaaaagcatagcagtttcagagaaactgctatgtttcactgagggttaatccagcctctagcggctgcgtacataccgggtcgcaggggctgctgggccccctggtgggccgggcccggtcgcagccatgACCCCTGCGagccctgcgaccctggtatgtacgcaaCTGACCCCATAgagatactgataccggagaaactgacggaagcaaagcacagagagatggacacaggtttcttcaggaaggaagagattctttattggatcaccgatcgggactcagagggactaatgtcaccaaaatacagcaagttctgagccccggacaatagtgcaggctccttatataggcacataactcctcccatattaagctccacccgcacattctcttgaccaatcaatacaaataagaattaacttcctgcttgaccgcatggcttgtccagcacaatggaggaggggaatactacatcctgtattcttgcacatgctccgtacactactgatcgtatcttgcctcgtgcaaccaactgatcgatacgtcagcatatgcacgtacacatgccacgtggtaatctcggcctactaaatttatttttaccgagattccaccacattcccccctttgatgcctcttggtatttcacaattacttgaggcatcatttaaccttggtttgcatacaccgcaagttaccttgaaccagaccagacttatcttatgatgtgaatcttcaacactcatcttcctgcattggttctccctgatctagagccttatatttataaattgccattatctgtgcagcagccttcctctctgctatattttctatcaggctttgcacagacctaactactaagggtataaggcacggcaggagtagacacaacattaaaatcagtaggactccacctaccactgccttaagccctccaaaccactcataccagctaccaaaccaactacttggattgtaccctttccatacctgagtaggcacatgcgctagtttaaccatatggctagtaagctcagctattgcttgcccttcgtcatctatttgaagacagcaattgctcaggttaaacttcccacatacacctccctctactgccaaaaggtaatccaacgctaatctattttggtagactgctgtcctcatcctggtattgtgcttcgctagaagattgagcgcttgtgatgtctcgttagtaatgatctcaaccactgcctgtaatcttataatacggttgagcatatatataggggttctataaccaaaggtaccatcctctgcccacgtggcttgcccatagtaatctataatacgctggggaggccattcattatcttcccaggtacctatctctatgggtccccttttcttcctatgattcacatcatacactttaacacctaaagtctcacctgtttcgataggtaacaagaagaaggatggtttgagcatacccaacacacatgccccttcccagtcctgtggcaactccgaataggctttcttaccacagatccagtacaaatttgctggggctctccagttagatgtggtggataaatcaaaccacacatcctttaaattggcgtatctagcaaacgggttagatggttctgagacatttgaagccgaccaccaagttgtattctttgtatcatcatcataagctttttgccctagacaagttaattctcctacagaagtattatacatcattcctttccttgctatgcaaacataacctatgatggaggtctttaatctccactcagatttacctctaacactcatatgataatcggcttgtgtagatattaattggtcaactgcctcagaaccggacattacctcctttgcttcccaaggccattggtctcccatgttagtacctccacacacatagcagttggtaacattaagactaccggcaatactttcggctaaatctatgaacaggtttttagcattatgggggatcttattatctatgctcatctcttcataaaaggagtggtatacttgatgagtttgggaggttaccgtatcagtctctatccctataaacaatattgtcccaggatctaaacccgtcccatatatttgaaacccaaataaattaccatatttgtctaagaacctgtcggggttatttataagtatatggattggattgcattccatagacttacaatatggactggtaggcaacttagtcacaatcatgtccttgtctgctgtctgtccccaagttgcccaccccacacaagaccaatatgggcaaaagttataatctctatttgggcatctaggactcacatatttatttttactactgggacaaatatatttatcgttagacccatacgttctctcccatctaagatccccacatatattccacggctttctaccacttgatatcgccttacacgcatcaaatagcagaacacctgaagaatatacagattctaatactgtcttgttaattagggtcccctgaggatctccattcctgagagtcaaccaaattgtacggggttgatactctggactgaagcacttaggttctcctactcctaaatggcacacactatattctatatttaagtatctacatcttgatacatctcctttacattcatattgcgaatgccaaattagggtctgggatatatggttacctgttcttgtagtcttaatgcatacctcacagctaggagtgtcggtacctctaccttcctgaatataaaaatacacataaataaacattattataagcacatctttcgtcgtcatcctcagtcttcgtccgtgcgaaggcacctcagcttccaggatgtaagggctgcagggaatggagttctgctcgtcttcacaggggtcccttcgagactttcctgacttaTCTACTCGTTGGTGGGTGGACAGGCTTTATTAAGGCCTtcccactcacttaccaaatctctgaaacaataaaatttgtaatccacaaggttcctcgtcactccgactgagtcgtgcgttttaaccggatcttgcagggattctctggatctgttgtaacTTGcaaagaatcgactgctgctggtttaaccctggagtgatgtatccacggagtcacttcggctacttttatcgctgtaggggtagacaaaagaacaacataaggacctctccacttgggccctaacggtacattattccactcttttatccacacttggtctcctgggtgataactatgaactgggggataaatattcacaggtaatctatcttgtacccatttctgtacctcctccatagtcttacccaactctacaacctgctgccgggtaattccttctcccaactgactcaaatccccccttaagttaccaagtacgggaggtggtcgcccatacatgatttcaaaaggagagaggcccatccttctggtaggtgtactgcggattcgcaatagagctatgggcaagagaacgttccacttaagttgggtttcctgacacattttagccaactgattcttaatagttctattcattctctctaccttaccagaactctggggtctatatgccgtatgaagcctccactttataccaagcatatgagtcagttgttgtaggcactgatgaacaaaagctggaccattgtccgatcctatagagcagggtagtccatatcggggtattatttctcgtagcaggaatctcacaacttctcctgctttctctgtacgagtaggacatgcttctacccagcctgaataggtacacacaactaccagcaggtaacgatgtccacccgatttaggcatcactgtatagtcaatttgtaaatcggacatggggagtccccccataaactggactcctggtggctttaatGGTCCttctcttgcattatttttagcacacgttacacatcttcgtacaatggcctgagtcaagttggacaatcttggtatgtagaaatgttttctgagagattcttctgtgctgtctctcccagaatgtgtcccgttgtgatagttttggacaatttctaccactAGTgacgctggaatgactattcttccatcttctaacttataccatttgttctccaaatactttccaggttcagtctttaaccccttaaggaccaaacttctggaataaaatggaatcatgacatgtcacacatgtcgtgtgtccttaaggggttaaccactcctcttcttgagctgtataaactggagtccatagagacagtggagttggtataagagcagctatatgccccacatactcctgtcttcccgattcagcggcacgcttagctgaactatctgccatccgatttcctttggttacatcaccatctcctctcagatgcgctcgacaatgaataataccgacttctttcggctcccacactgcttccaatagttgtaggatttcagctgcgtacttgatttctttgccttctgaattcaatagtcctctttctttatacaaagctccgtgggcatgagtggttaaaaacgcatacttggagtccgtgtagatgttcactcttaaaccttcagccaattttaacgctcgtgtcagtgccatcaattctgccttttgt
The nucleotide sequence above comes from Pelobates fuscus isolate aPelFus1 chromosome 4, aPelFus1.pri, whole genome shotgun sequence. Encoded proteins:
- the LOC134607689 gene encoding lymphocyte antigen 6E-like — translated: MSTGPHSPIMDTLKAIFLLTALCTGTGFALQCYTCTGKASNTNCMNATNCTAASTYCKTSVVSGGIGSLSAATISKSCESDCKATSLNVLIVSGTVSCCSTDLCNKSGATSVKSSYAILALCLGLFLTLIRNPSL